In Synechococcus sp. PCC 6312, one genomic interval encodes:
- the sufD gene encoding Fe-S cluster assembly protein SufD, translated as MLHVIANSDSPVTTAHKTVTQLGDLLKLRQELDEVVLGQAGLATLGQLRQTAADALHEQFIPTTRQEEWRFTDLSLITQAPFSPPAHPPDLATLPTQRIAEKHLRMVLVNGVYAPDLSDVGNSHAGVMVGNLAQARPETLALLGQLPGREEVFTALNTASCRDVLTIEVGAKVCPGFVIHLVFLTTAPQATLISPRVLVVLQPGSSLTLVEDYISGEMDTALTNAVTEIYLGNQAELDHTRIQRQAPTALHIGKTVISQAQHSQYSGHAITWGGQLSRHNWDVNSNGPETTTILEGLTVATANQLADTHSSLIFSAPHCSSQQVNKYIVGGRARAVFNGKIVVPQAAQMTDASQLSRNLLLSPKARIDTKPQLEIVADNVKCSHGATVSQLAEDDVFYLQSRGLDLQQARDLLIRAFAVELLDGFQIPSLAKELAQNILSHIHQANGD; from the coding sequence ATGCTGCACGTTATCGCTAATTCCGACAGTCCGGTGACAACGGCCCATAAAACCGTGACCCAATTAGGGGACTTGTTAAAACTTCGGCAAGAGCTAGATGAAGTTGTTTTGGGGCAAGCAGGCCTGGCCACCCTCGGGCAATTACGCCAAACTGCGGCGGATGCCTTACACGAGCAATTTATCCCCACAACCCGACAAGAAGAATGGCGGTTTACGGATTTGAGCTTGATCACCCAGGCCCCGTTTTCCCCCCCGGCCCACCCCCCAGATTTAGCCACATTACCCACCCAGCGGATTGCTGAGAAACATCTGCGGATGGTGCTAGTGAATGGAGTTTATGCGCCGGACTTGTCGGATGTGGGGAATTCCCATGCTGGAGTGATGGTCGGTAATCTAGCCCAAGCCCGCCCAGAAACCCTCGCTCTTTTGGGACAACTCCCCGGCCGTGAGGAAGTCTTTACCGCCCTAAATACGGCCTCCTGCCGCGATGTGTTAACCATTGAAGTCGGTGCAAAAGTCTGTCCAGGATTTGTGATTCATCTAGTATTTTTGACGACTGCCCCCCAGGCCACGCTGATCAGTCCACGGGTTTTAGTGGTTCTCCAGCCTGGCAGTTCCTTGACCCTTGTGGAAGATTATATTTCTGGGGAAATGGATACCGCCTTAACCAATGCAGTCACAGAAATTTATTTGGGCAACCAGGCCGAACTGGATCACACTCGCATCCAACGCCAGGCTCCAACCGCTCTCCACATCGGTAAAACAGTGATCTCCCAGGCCCAGCACAGTCAATACAGCGGCCATGCCATCACCTGGGGCGGCCAACTCTCACGGCACAATTGGGATGTCAACAGCAATGGCCCCGAAACGACAACCATTTTGGAAGGCCTGACAGTCGCCACCGCTAACCAACTGGCTGATACCCATTCCTCTTTGATCTTTTCTGCACCCCATTGCAGTAGCCAACAGGTCAATAAGTACATTGTCGGGGGGCGGGCCCGGGCCGTGTTCAATGGCAAAATTGTTGTTCCTCAAGCTGCCCAGATGACCGATGCTTCACAGTTAAGCCGAAACTTGCTCCTGTCCCCTAAAGCCCGGATTGATACCAAACCCCAACTGGAGATTGTGGCCGATAATGTCAAATGCTCCCATGGGGCCACTGTGAGTCAATTAGCGGAAGATGATGTGTTTTATCTACAAAGTCGGGGCTTAGATTTACAACAAGCCAGAGATTTGCTGATCCGAGCCTTTGCGGTGGAATTGCTGGATGGGTTCCAAATTCCCTCCCTGGCCAAAGAGTTAGCTCAGAATATTTTGAGCCATATTCATCAAGCCAATGGGGATTAA
- the cbiQ gene encoding cobalt ECF transporter T component CbiQ, with the protein MGIHLHLDTLAYQNRLRYLPPQQKLGFGLGILILVLLSHWPVQLLSLAWVSIWILVYGRVPGRVYYRLLITASGFLLLGLLALMVNVVPLTALGQIHQDELLGIRWGGWYSYLSQEGIVQAWIILCRALAAIAAFLFILCTTPITDLLQLWRAWHLPVVLADLMLLMYRFIFLMFRTLEELTLAQQARLGYGSWSCQWHSVKLLGGQLLIRSLQHYQAFSLGLATRGFTGEFQVWTGRQYRFSARYGWEASLGGLILIGLEIGYRYHRGYGWHF; encoded by the coding sequence GTGGGAATCCATCTCCATCTCGATACCCTGGCCTATCAAAATCGTTTACGTTATTTACCACCCCAGCAAAAATTAGGGTTTGGCCTGGGAATTTTAATCTTAGTTCTCCTTTCCCATTGGCCGGTGCAGTTGTTGAGTCTGGCCTGGGTCAGTATTTGGATCCTGGTTTATGGTCGAGTCCCCGGCCGGGTTTATTACCGCTTATTGATCACCGCTTCAGGATTTTTGCTGCTGGGGCTATTGGCCTTGATGGTTAACGTTGTTCCGCTGACGGCCCTCGGTCAGATACATCAAGATGAACTATTGGGAATTCGTTGGGGCGGTTGGTATAGTTATCTGAGCCAGGAGGGAATCGTCCAGGCCTGGATCATTCTTTGTCGTGCCTTGGCCGCTATTGCCGCATTTTTATTTATCCTCTGTACGACTCCCATCACCGACCTTTTGCAGCTATGGCGGGCCTGGCACTTACCAGTGGTGCTGGCTGATTTAATGCTGTTAATGTATCGGTTTATTTTTTTGATGTTTCGGACATTGGAGGAGCTAACCCTGGCCCAACAGGCCCGCCTCGGCTATGGTTCCTGGTCTTGCCAATGGCACAGTGTCAAGCTCTTGGGGGGACAACTTCTCATTCGCTCTTTACAGCATTACCAGGCCTTTTCCTTGGGGTTAGCCACGCGGGGGTTTACGGGCGAATTTCAGGTTTGGACGGGGCGACAGTATCGGTTTTCGGCCCGCTATGGTTGGGAGGCAAGCTTGGGTGGATTAATCTTGATTGGCCTGGAAATTGGCTATCGGTATCATCGGGGGTACGGATGGCACTTTTGA
- the pyrE gene encoding orotate phosphoribosyltransferase, whose amino-acid sequence MTSELRLELLHLLRTQAYREGDFTLSSGQKSSYYINCKPVTLSARGALLVGRLLLAELPPSTQAVAGLTLGADPIVTAVSVVSAYEYPPAAQLPALIIRKETKSHGTRAYIEGPVLAAGTEIAVLEDVVTTGGSALKAVERLREAGYGVKAVLGIVDRDCGGEELFASYGLAFKALFTIRDFQTR is encoded by the coding sequence ATGACCTCAGAACTGCGCCTAGAACTGCTCCATCTTCTCCGCACCCAGGCCTATCGGGAGGGAGATTTCACCCTTTCTTCTGGGCAAAAAAGTAGCTACTACATCAACTGCAAACCCGTGACCCTCTCAGCCAGGGGAGCCTTATTAGTGGGGCGATTGCTGTTGGCAGAACTACCTCCCAGTACCCAGGCCGTGGCGGGGTTAACCCTTGGGGCAGATCCAATTGTGACGGCGGTGAGTGTGGTTTCGGCCTATGAATATCCCCCAGCAGCCCAATTACCCGCATTGATTATTCGTAAAGAAACAAAATCCCACGGAACCCGCGCCTATATTGAAGGGCCGGTTTTGGCCGCGGGGACTGAAATTGCCGTGCTAGAGGATGTTGTCACCACCGGGGGTTCGGCACTGAAAGCAGTAGAGCGACTCCGAGAGGCTGGCTATGGGGTGAAGGCGGTTTTGGGAATTGTGGACCGCGACTGTGGGGGAGAAGAGTTATTTGCCTCCTATGGCCTGGCCTTCAAGGCGTTGTTTACAATCCGGGATTTTCAAACCCGTTAA
- the speA gene encoding biosynthetic arginine decarboxylase produces MAGKIAEKIKQTSDTPKLELSLESAPAWTVEDSENLYRITGWGEPYFTINSAGHVTVSPKGDRGGALDLFELVNSLQQRNIGLPMLLRFSDILQDRIERLNACFARAMAKYGYSGTYKGVFPVKVNQQRHLIEDLVRFGQPHQFGLEAGSKPELMIALATLNTPGALLICNGYKDQAYIETAILSRRLGHTPIIVCEQPEEVEMVIAASRALGIPPILGVRAKLSSKGIGRWGTSAGDRAKFGLTIPEILTAVEQLRQAGMLDCLQLLHFHIGSQISAISVVKDALREAGQVYVELVKLGAGMQYLDVGGGLGVDYDGSKTNFHASKNYNMQNYANDVVAEIKEACQERHIPVPTLVSESGRAIASHQSVLIFDVLGTSHVPQAPPTPAQESEHLIIRNLYETYQAIDVNNYQEAYNDALQFKDEAISLFNFGYLSLEQRSRAECLFWACCTRILAIARQQDYVPDDLEDLEKMMAAIYYINLSVFQSVPDSWAIDQLFPIMPIHRLDEEPTQRGILADLTCDSDGKIDQFIDLRDVKSVLELHPFQPNQPYYLGIFLNGAYQEIMGNLHNLFGDTNAIHIRLTPKGYEIEHLVRGDTMKEVLGYVQYDGEDLLEQIRRQTEQALADQQITLAEAQHLLEHYDQSLRSYTYLKVQAPSPAIVVNPEV; encoded by the coding sequence ATGGCGGGAAAAATTGCAGAAAAAATCAAGCAGACCTCTGACACCCCCAAACTAGAGCTATCGTTGGAGTCGGCCCCGGCCTGGACAGTGGAAGACAGTGAAAATCTCTATCGGATTACGGGCTGGGGGGAACCTTATTTCACCATCAACTCGGCCGGTCATGTCACCGTGTCCCCTAAAGGTGATCGGGGTGGGGCCTTAGACCTATTTGAATTGGTCAACTCGCTCCAGCAACGGAATATTGGCCTGCCGATGCTCCTGCGCTTTTCTGATATTCTCCAAGACCGGATTGAACGGTTGAATGCTTGTTTTGCCCGAGCCATGGCCAAGTATGGGTATTCTGGGACTTACAAAGGGGTATTTCCGGTTAAGGTCAATCAGCAACGTCATTTAATTGAAGACCTCGTGCGCTTTGGCCAGCCCCATCAATTTGGCCTGGAAGCAGGATCAAAGCCGGAACTGATGATTGCCCTGGCCACCTTGAATACTCCCGGAGCCTTGTTAATTTGCAACGGCTATAAAGACCAGGCCTATATTGAAACCGCCATTCTGTCCCGCCGTCTCGGCCATACCCCGATTATTGTCTGTGAGCAACCGGAAGAAGTGGAGATGGTGATTGCCGCCAGTCGGGCCTTGGGAATTCCGCCCATTTTGGGGGTGCGGGCCAAACTGAGTAGCAAGGGGATTGGACGCTGGGGAACTTCGGCGGGTGATCGGGCTAAATTTGGCTTAACGATTCCAGAAATTCTCACCGCGGTCGAGCAACTCCGCCAGGCCGGGATGTTGGACTGTTTACAACTGTTGCATTTTCACATTGGCTCCCAAATTTCAGCGATCAGTGTCGTTAAAGATGCCCTCCGAGAAGCCGGACAAGTTTATGTGGAATTGGTCAAGCTGGGGGCCGGGATGCAGTATCTCGATGTCGGTGGGGGCCTGGGAGTCGATTATGACGGCTCCAAAACCAATTTCCATGCCTCGAAAAATTACAACATGCAAAACTATGCCAATGATGTTGTGGCCGAAATTAAAGAGGCCTGTCAAGAGCGGCATATCCCCGTTCCTACCCTCGTTAGTGAAAGCGGCCGGGCGATTGCCTCCCATCAATCGGTGTTAATTTTTGATGTTTTAGGTACCAGCCATGTCCCCCAGGCCCCGCCCACCCCTGCCCAAGAATCCGAGCATCTAATTATCCGCAACCTTTATGAAACCTACCAGGCCATTGATGTCAATAACTACCAAGAAGCCTATAACGATGCCCTCCAATTTAAAGACGAAGCCATTAGTTTGTTTAATTTTGGCTATCTCAGTTTGGAGCAACGCAGCCGGGCCGAATGTTTATTTTGGGCCTGTTGTACCCGAATTTTAGCCATTGCCCGTCAACAGGACTATGTGCCAGATGATCTGGAAGACCTGGAAAAAATGATGGCTGCCATCTATTACATCAATCTTTCTGTGTTTCAATCAGTCCCCGATAGCTGGGCCATTGATCAACTGTTTCCAATTATGCCGATCCACCGCCTCGACGAAGAACCCACTCAACGGGGCATCCTCGCGGATCTCACCTGTGATTCCGATGGCAAGATTGATCAGTTTATTGATCTGCGGGATGTCAAATCCGTCTTGGAACTCCATCCGTTTCAGCCAAACCAGCCCTACTATTTGGGAATTTTCTTAAATGGGGCCTATCAGGAAATCATGGGAAACTTACACAATCTCTTTGGGGATACCAATGCGATCCATATCCGGTTAACCCCGAAAGGCTACGAAATTGAGCATCTCGTCCGGGGCGACACGATGAAAGAAGTCCTTGGCTATGTCCAATATGATGGGGAAGACCTTTTGGAGCAAATTCGCCGCCAAACCGAGCAAGCCCTGGCCGACCAGCAAATTACCTTAGCCGAAGCCCAGCATTTATTAGAACATTACGACCAGAGTTTACGCAGCTACACCTATTTGAAAGTCCAGGCCCCATCCCCGGCAATTGTTGTTAACCCAGAGGTTTAA
- a CDS encoding energy-coupling factor ABC transporter ATP-binding protein: MALLTFQDVSYRYPCTEAVILKHLNLDIPAHKKTVILGHNGCGKSTLLCLANGLYRPQTGILLWRGQPLGYGSQELRQWRQRVGLAFQNPEHQLVAGTVAEDISYGLCNLKLPKPQIVSRLSQALQDFGLEALSERPLHQLSLGQKRRVALAGVMALEPELLLLDEPTAFLDSRQIRLLLGELTRIAEAGTTILMATHDLHLAQRWADWLVILHQGQVALTGPPPEVFSKVTALPELDLYPPY; the protein is encoded by the coding sequence ATGGCACTTTTGACATTTCAGGATGTCTCCTATCGTTATCCCTGTACCGAGGCTGTTATCCTCAAGCACCTAAATTTGGACATTCCTGCCCATAAAAAGACGGTCATTCTCGGCCATAATGGCTGCGGTAAATCAACCTTGTTATGCCTGGCCAATGGTCTTTATCGGCCGCAAACGGGAATCCTGCTCTGGCGGGGGCAACCCTTGGGATATGGTTCACAGGAACTCCGGCAATGGCGACAACGGGTAGGGCTAGCCTTTCAGAACCCTGAACACCAATTGGTCGCGGGCACGGTGGCAGAGGATATTTCCTATGGTCTTTGTAATCTCAAGCTGCCCAAACCCCAGATTGTATCCCGATTGTCCCAGGCCTTGCAGGATTTTGGCCTGGAAGCCCTCAGTGAGCGGCCCTTACATCAACTGAGTTTGGGACAAAAAAGACGGGTCGCCTTGGCCGGGGTGATGGCTTTAGAACCGGAACTTTTGCTCTTGGACGAACCCACGGCCTTTTTAGACAGCCGCCAAATCCGCCTCCTCCTAGGGGAACTGACCCGGATTGCCGAGGCCGGAACGACCATTCTGATGGCGACCCATGATTTACACTTGGCCCAGCGGTGGGCAGATTGGTTGGTGATTCTCCATCAGGGGCAGGTTGCCTTGACCGGGCCGCCCCCAGAGGTTTTCAGCAAAGTTACTGCTTTACCCGAGTTGGATCTATATCCCCCCTATTAA
- a CDS encoding RNA-binding protein codes for MSIRLYVGNLPRETSREELDSLLTSEVGDIGSAKLITDRKTGKCRGFGFVTVETEDQADTVIEKLNGFVFKENTLKLEKANDKPKAEEDSAQPSEASANPRPSGNRRPSNSKGKNRRPQAGNNGQELEFTSSSTGDFAPDPRWAGELAKLKEMLLAQASSK; via the coding sequence ATGTCTATTCGTTTATATGTTGGTAATTTGCCCCGGGAAACGAGTCGGGAAGAGTTAGATTCATTACTCACATCGGAAGTGGGCGATATTGGTTCTGCCAAGTTGATTACGGATCGCAAAACAGGCAAATGTCGTGGCTTTGGCTTTGTCACCGTCGAAACGGAAGATCAAGCTGATACGGTGATTGAAAAGTTGAATGGTTTTGTGTTTAAGGAAAATACCCTCAAGCTTGAGAAAGCCAACGACAAGCCCAAGGCGGAAGAAGACTCTGCCCAACCCAGTGAAGCCTCTGCTAATCCTCGCCCCAGTGGTAATCGCCGCCCCAGCAACAGTAAGGGCAAAAATCGTCGTCCCCAAGCTGGCAACAATGGTCAAGAACTGGAATTTACCAGTAGCAGTACAGGTGATTTTGCGCCAGATCCCCGTTGGGCTGGTGAGTTGGCCAAGTTAAAGGAAATGCTCCTTGCCCAGGCCAGTAGTAAGTAA
- a CDS encoding CGLD27 family protein, whose product MSVTICPVPPDQRPINEFQALQESWFFGWSTTGDWKFWRWMLLLWVLPWLISAPVAASSFPWEDYPLIFLLTAAAGANVALSLVVLRLYLGWGYVGQRLWGETVIYEETGWYDCQAWEKPPEELAKDRLIVTYQVSPILKRLGQVLLGIGGVTLTEIGLVIWLYP is encoded by the coding sequence GTGTCTGTCACTATCTGCCCTGTCCCCCCGGATCAACGCCCGATCAACGAATTCCAGGCCCTCCAGGAGTCCTGGTTCTTTGGTTGGTCAACCACGGGAGATTGGAAATTTTGGCGGTGGATGCTCTTGCTTTGGGTATTGCCTTGGTTAATTTCCGCGCCCGTAGCCGCCAGTAGTTTCCCCTGGGAAGATTATCCGTTGATCTTTCTGTTAACAGCAGCAGCAGGGGCCAATGTTGCCTTGAGTTTGGTGGTCTTACGGCTCTATTTAGGCTGGGGCTACGTGGGTCAGCGGCTCTGGGGGGAAACGGTTATCTATGAAGAAACAGGTTGGTATGACTGCCAGGCCTGGGAGAAGCCGCCGGAAGAACTGGCTAAGGATCGTCTGATTGTCACCTATCAAGTCAGTCCGATTCTGAAGCGGTTAGGGCAGGTGTTACTGGGCATCGGCGGGGTGACTTTAACCGAAATTGGCCTGGTGATCTGGCTGTATCCTTAA
- the sufC gene encoding Fe-S cluster assembly ATPase SufC translates to MLRPDSPVILSVRELTADVEDTPILKGLNLEIRAGEVHAIMGPNGSGKSTFSKILAGHPDYKVTGGEVIYQGQNLLELPPEERARAGVFLAFQYPLEIPGVSNLDFLRVAYNAKRNHQGLEELDVFDFDDLVRQRLDVVKLDASFLNRGVNEGFSGGEKKRNEILQMALLEPTLAILDETDSGLDIDALRIVANGVNHLATAENGILLITHYQRLLDYIVPDYVHVMEAGRIILTGPKELALELEARGYDWVREEEAVMS, encoded by the coding sequence GTGCTTCGTCCCGATAGTCCCGTCATTTTATCTGTGCGTGAGTTAACCGCAGATGTGGAAGATACCCCGATTCTCAAGGGCTTAAATCTGGAAATCCGAGCTGGGGAAGTCCATGCCATTATGGGGCCGAATGGCTCTGGGAAAAGCACCTTCTCCAAAATTCTTGCCGGGCATCCTGACTATAAAGTGACGGGTGGCGAAGTCATTTATCAAGGGCAAAACCTCCTCGAACTGCCCCCGGAAGAACGGGCTAGGGCGGGGGTCTTTTTAGCCTTTCAATATCCCCTGGAAATTCCCGGAGTCAGTAACCTGGATTTCTTGCGGGTTGCCTATAATGCCAAGCGGAACCATCAGGGCCTGGAAGAATTAGACGTATTTGATTTTGATGACTTGGTGCGCCAACGCTTAGATGTGGTCAAATTGGATGCCAGTTTCCTCAATCGGGGCGTGAACGAAGGCTTTTCCGGGGGTGAGAAAAAACGCAATGAAATTCTCCAAATGGCTCTCCTGGAACCCACCTTGGCTATTTTGGATGAAACCGACTCCGGCCTGGATATTGATGCGCTGCGAATTGTCGCCAATGGCGTGAATCACCTGGCAACGGCAGAGAATGGCATTCTTTTGATTACCCACTATCAACGCTTACTGGACTACATTGTGCCTGACTACGTCCATGTCATGGAGGCCGGGCGGATTATCCTGACGGGGCCAAAAGAACTGGCCTTAGAACTAGAAGCGCGGGGTTACGATTGGGTGCGAGAAGAAGAGGCGGTGATGTCCTAA
- a CDS encoding nucleoside deaminase gives MDKFMAAAIDQARQGLATGGIPIGSVLVRQGEIIGQGHNQRVQGGNPIIHAEIDCLQNAGRIGHYRDTVLYSTLMPCYLCAGAVVQFGIKKVIAGESATFPGAREFMEAHGVEVIDLDLSECKQLMRDFITANPALWSEDIGEL, from the coding sequence ATGGACAAGTTTATGGCCGCCGCAATTGACCAGGCCCGGCAGGGATTAGCAACAGGGGGGATTCCCATTGGCTCAGTCCTCGTCCGGCAGGGGGAAATCATTGGCCAGGGGCATAATCAACGGGTGCAGGGGGGCAATCCGATTATTCATGCGGAAATTGACTGTCTCCAAAATGCGGGGCGGATTGGCCATTATCGAGATACGGTTTTGTACTCCACGCTGATGCCCTGTTATCTCTGTGCGGGGGCCGTTGTCCAGTTTGGGATTAAAAAAGTCATCGCCGGAGAATCAGCCACCTTTCCGGGAGCCAGAGAGTTTATGGAAGCCCACGGGGTTGAGGTGATTGATTTGGACTTATCGGAATGCAAACAACTAATGCGTGACTTTATTACGGCTAATCCCGCGCTGTGGTCGGAGGATATTGGCGAACTCTAG
- the hmpF gene encoding pilus motility taxis protein HmpF gives MLYLAEVQKKTGFMGTRTELKLLARQQAEHSWNPVPGDDVVPVDGGNEYAQGALVLVEVSANRQVQHLQEAGRPLVGILQNFSRLRERFRTQEEEIEGWKQSLVYQAQELTRREEELYDLEQQAQEFVQQREELDRLREEITPLQEQISREQQALANARQEFQAERQRWEELKASQGTGLSSEQIQQVDQVVQQLQASLTSSPTLNSCLEIIQQQQDKLTQAWQWLEESAPPDQAQGELHHRSEALKQEWRRWHQAEAEQVKLQQQIHSQGDFLQQQTDWQQRLQTQVQTLEQLSQELQQAAEQQGGTEFAELLHMPLHELEALVEVIRKELKNMTSFVDDQEEELAVVRQTIEELRLKMSHVSEFERLQLAGDLESEEQSYQLLNQTLIGQRQRLYEKQYSLKKHEDILHRRQEQPNFHQVDFPALFQQAKGQLQQLQTLFEAVHQQCQSSHAQLGELQAHYAQRQGELEQWHHHLQEQEKNFHQDQTTFWERQGQATVYRQIVPDIQAQVNRLREILQQEQESRSNGHYKHLLGELHQVVNALTAA, from the coding sequence GTGTTATATCTGGCAGAAGTGCAGAAAAAAACAGGTTTCATGGGCACTCGCACAGAACTTAAACTTTTAGCGCGCCAGCAAGCAGAGCATAGTTGGAATCCTGTTCCTGGTGATGATGTTGTCCCTGTGGACGGTGGTAATGAATATGCCCAAGGGGCCCTCGTCTTAGTTGAGGTGAGTGCGAACCGCCAAGTCCAGCATCTGCAAGAAGCGGGCCGACCCTTGGTGGGAATTCTCCAAAACTTTTCTCGCTTGCGGGAGCGGTTTCGGACTCAGGAAGAAGAAATTGAAGGGTGGAAACAGTCTTTGGTTTACCAGGCCCAGGAGCTAACCCGGCGGGAAGAAGAACTCTACGATCTCGAGCAGCAGGCCCAAGAATTTGTCCAACAACGGGAAGAACTGGATCGCCTCAGGGAAGAAATTACCCCCCTCCAGGAACAAATCAGCCGGGAACAGCAGGCCCTCGCCAATGCCCGTCAGGAGTTTCAAGCCGAGCGGCAACGCTGGGAAGAACTCAAAGCCAGTCAAGGAACCGGCCTATCTTCTGAGCAAATCCAACAGGTCGATCAGGTCGTGCAACAACTCCAGGCCAGTTTGACCAGTTCCCCCACCCTCAATAGCTGTTTAGAGATCATTCAACAGCAGCAGGATAAACTCACCCAGGCCTGGCAGTGGCTCGAAGAGAGTGCCCCCCCGGATCAGGCTCAAGGAGAACTTCACCATCGCAGCGAAGCCCTCAAGCAAGAATGGCGACGTTGGCATCAGGCCGAGGCGGAGCAGGTTAAACTCCAACAGCAAATCCACAGCCAAGGGGACTTCCTGCAACAACAGACTGATTGGCAACAGCGATTGCAAACTCAGGTACAAACCTTGGAGCAACTCAGTCAGGAATTACAGCAAGCCGCCGAGCAACAGGGGGGGACTGAATTTGCCGAACTCCTGCACATGCCGCTCCATGAACTTGAGGCCCTGGTGGAAGTCATCCGCAAAGAACTCAAAAACATGACCTCCTTTGTTGATGATCAGGAAGAAGAACTCGCCGTTGTCCGCCAAACCATTGAAGAACTACGCCTGAAAATGAGCCATGTCAGTGAGTTTGAACGCTTACAGTTGGCCGGGGATTTGGAATCGGAGGAGCAAAGCTATCAGCTCCTGAATCAAACTCTGATTGGCCAACGTCAACGCCTCTACGAAAAGCAATATAGCTTGAAAAAACACGAAGACATCCTCCATCGCCGCCAAGAGCAACCCAACTTCCATCAAGTCGATTTCCCTGCCCTGTTCCAGCAAGCGAAGGGGCAACTCCAGCAACTCCAGACCCTATTCGAGGCTGTTCATCAACAATGCCAAAGCAGCCACGCTCAGTTGGGGGAACTCCAAGCCCATTACGCCCAACGCCAAGGAGAATTGGAACAATGGCATCATCACCTGCAAGAGCAGGAAAAGAATTTTCACCAGGATCAAACCACGTTTTGGGAACGGCAGGGACAGGCAACAGTCTATCGCCAGATAGTGCCCGACATCCAAGCGCAAGTGAATCGGTTGCGAGAAATTCTTCAGCAGGAGCAGGAAAGCCGGAGTAACGGCCACTATAAGCACCTATTAGGGGAACTGCATCAGGTGGTGAACGCACTCACGGCCGCCTAA